In the Sulfitobacter pacificus genome, one interval contains:
- a CDS encoding LysR family transcriptional regulator, whose amino-acid sequence MDWDKLRIFHAVADAGSLTHAGDKLNLSQSAVSRQIRGLEEQLNTNLFHRHARGLILTEQGELLFDATAAMTKRLDTASARIRDSEEEVFGELRVTTTTGFGTLWLAPRLPKLYEKFPDLKVDLMLEERVLDLPMREADVAIRMKEPSQADLIRKKLMMIKMCLYASPAYLEANGTPQKIEDMSDHRLICQNTDSDQVGAGVTLIQQLMMHDVRSLLTVNNYFGVLQGVLHDLGIGVLPNYLTEDFPDLVQVLPETQSADVPVFLAYPEELRQSKRVSAFKDFVQDEIISYRKRLKDM is encoded by the coding sequence ATGGATTGGGACAAGCTCAGAATATTTCACGCTGTCGCAGATGCTGGCTCGTTGACCCATGCGGGAGACAAGCTGAACCTGTCACAATCCGCCGTCTCACGCCAGATTCGCGGTCTGGAGGAACAGCTGAACACCAATCTGTTCCACCGCCACGCCCGTGGGCTGATCCTGACGGAACAGGGCGAGCTGCTGTTTGACGCCACCGCCGCCATGACCAAACGGCTAGATACCGCCTCTGCCCGTATCCGCGACAGCGAAGAAGAAGTCTTTGGCGAATTACGGGTCACCACCACCACCGGCTTCGGCACACTTTGGCTGGCCCCGCGCCTGCCCAAACTTTACGAAAAATTTCCCGACCTCAAAGTCGATCTGATGCTTGAGGAACGGGTGCTGGACCTGCCAATGCGCGAAGCCGATGTGGCGATCCGTATGAAAGAACCATCTCAGGCCGACCTGATCCGCAAGAAACTGATGATGATCAAGATGTGCCTCTATGCTTCCCCTGCATATCTTGAGGCCAATGGCACCCCGCAAAAGATCGAAGACATGTCAGATCACCGGTTGATCTGCCAGAATACCGACAGCGATCAGGTTGGGGCCGGTGTGACCCTGATCCAGCAACTGATGATGCATGATGTGCGGTCACTTTTAACCGTGAACAACTATTTCGGCGTGCTGCAAGGTGTGCTGCATGATTTGGGAATCGGCGTACTGCCGAACTACCTGACAGAGGACTTTCCCGATCTGGTACAGGTTCTGCCAGAAACACAATCCGCCGATGTACCGGTATTTCTTGCCTATCCAGAAGAGTTGCGCCAATCCAAACGGGTCTCTGCCTTCAAAGATTTTGTACAAGACGAGATCATAAGCTACCGAAAACGCCTGAAAGATATGTGA
- a CDS encoding vWA domain-containing protein, which translates to MVEHLPLDLPDDPKLAGNITHFARALRRAGLPIGPGRVIDAIRAVEAAGFSNKPDFYWTLHACFVNRPEHRRVFAQLFRLYWRDPRYLEHMMAAMLPAVRGVQEDRPAQAAEKRAAEALLDGAEGPERGEEDERPDEDTVIEVDASFTMSSSERLRSLDFEQMSLAEMAEAKRMLARITLPVKPLPSRRGMAAANGRIDAARSLRAALRRGGEMQQLAFKKPRPRYPNLVVLCDISGSMSQYSRVILHFLHAVSNAKGAGWAQVHGFTFGTRLTNITRHLATRDVDAALAAAGAEAQDWEGGTRIGASIEAFNRDWSRRVLGQGAVVLLITDGLDRDRPEELARHMQRLHLTARRLIWLNPLLRWDGFAPKAAGIRAMLPHVDSFRAGHSIASLEELAQVISRPDDVGEKARLMAAAHQP; encoded by the coding sequence ATGGTTGAACACCTCCCCCTTGATCTTCCTGACGATCCCAAACTCGCGGGCAATATCACCCATTTTGCCCGTGCTCTGCGCCGCGCGGGGCTGCCCATTGGTCCCGGGCGGGTGATCGATGCGATCCGCGCGGTCGAAGCCGCAGGGTTTTCGAATAAGCCCGACTTTTACTGGACCCTGCACGCCTGTTTTGTGAACCGGCCTGAACATCGCAGGGTTTTTGCCCAGCTGTTCCGGCTTTACTGGCGCGATCCGCGTTACCTTGAACATATGATGGCAGCGATGCTGCCGGCGGTCCGTGGGGTGCAGGAAGACCGCCCCGCGCAAGCTGCGGAAAAACGTGCCGCCGAGGCGCTGCTCGACGGGGCAGAGGGGCCGGAACGAGGTGAGGAAGATGAGAGGCCTGACGAAGATACGGTGATTGAGGTGGACGCCAGTTTCACTATGTCTTCCTCTGAGCGTTTGCGCAGCCTGGATTTTGAACAGATGTCGCTGGCTGAAATGGCAGAGGCCAAGCGGATGCTGGCCCGGATAACCCTGCCGGTGAAACCCTTGCCTTCCCGGCGCGGTATGGCGGCTGCAAATGGCAGGATCGACGCTGCCCGTTCCTTGCGCGCGGCTTTGCGGCGCGGCGGAGAGATGCAGCAGCTGGCGTTTAAAAAACCACGTCCGCGCTATCCCAACCTGGTGGTGCTTTGTGATATTTCCGGGTCGATGAGCCAATATTCGCGGGTAATCCTGCATTTTCTACATGCGGTCAGCAATGCCAAGGGGGCGGGCTGGGCGCAGGTGCATGGTTTCACCTTCGGGACGCGGTTGACCAATATCACCCGTCATCTGGCCACCCGTGACGTGGATGCAGCATTGGCCGCAGCCGGAGCCGAAGCACAGGATTGGGAAGGCGGCACAAGGATTGGCGCGTCGATTGAAGCCTTTAATCGTGACTGGTCGCGCCGTGTCTTGGGGCAGGGTGCGGTGGTATTGCTGATCACCGATGGGCTGGACCGGGACAGGCCGGAAGAACTGGCGCGGCATATGCAGCGGTTGCATTTGACAGCGCGGCGGCTGATCTGGTTGAATCCTCTGCTGCGTTGGGACGGGTTTGCGCCCAAGGCCGCGGGCATTCGCGCGATGCTGCCGCATGTGGACAGCTTTCGTGCGGGTCATTCGATTGCTTCGCTGGAGGAACTGGCGCAGGTGATTTCCCGGCCCGATGATGTGGGTGAGAAAGCGCGGCTTATGGCGGCGGCGCATCAGCCCTGA
- a CDS encoding lysophospholipid acyltransferase family protein, with amino-acid sequence MVQFTHHRLSALSYASSADSRSGKALIRLMENSTGRLQLIKRARGYEQELLSGRSFFEVMTARYGLSLEVVGGALDMIPRDGPVIFIANHPYGILDGLMLGHLMERRRADFKIMANAVFNGAADLNQYLLPISFETDKAALTLNLATRRKALDYLGQGGAVGVFPGGTVSTAARPFSRPMDPGWRSFTARMIAKSRATVVPIYFEGHTSRLFQIASHLHANLRMGLLIKEFRKRVDTPVRVVIGAPLGRDVLDPIAADAKAMMDFLRKATYELSPEPLVTTELGFEFEEHHRA; translated from the coding sequence ATGGTTCAGTTCACCCATCATCGCCTATCGGCGCTTAGCTATGCCTCGAGTGCAGACAGCAGGTCCGGCAAGGCGCTGATCCGATTGATGGAAAACTCTACCGGGCGGTTGCAACTGATCAAACGGGCGCGGGGCTACGAGCAGGAACTTCTGTCTGGCCGCAGCTTTTTCGAAGTGATGACAGCGCGTTATGGGTTAAGCCTTGAGGTGGTGGGGGGCGCGCTGGACATGATCCCCCGTGACGGACCGGTCATTTTCATTGCCAACCACCCCTATGGTATCCTTGACGGGTTGATGTTGGGCCATCTGATGGAACGCAGGCGGGCTGATTTTAAAATCATGGCAAATGCAGTGTTCAACGGCGCGGCCGATCTGAACCAATATCTGTTGCCGATCAGCTTTGAAACGGACAAGGCGGCATTGACATTGAACCTTGCGACGCGACGCAAGGCGTTGGACTATCTTGGGCAGGGCGGCGCAGTGGGTGTGTTTCCGGGGGGCACGGTCAGCACCGCAGCGAGACCGTTTTCGCGGCCCATGGACCCCGGCTGGCGCAGCTTTACCGCCCGCATGATCGCCAAATCACGTGCCACGGTGGTGCCGATCTATTTTGAGGGTCACACCAGCCGTTTGTTCCAGATTGCCAGCCATTTGCACGCGAACCTACGCATGGGCCTGCTGATCAAAGAGTTCCGCAAGCGGGTGGATACGCCGGTGCGGGTGGTCATCGGGGCCCCCTTGGGCCGGGATGTTCTGGACCCAATTGCCGCAGATGCAAAAGCCATGATGGATTTCCTGCGCAAAGCCACTTATGAGTTGTCGCCAGAGCCATTGGTGACAACCGAGCTTGGCTTTGAATTTGAGGAACATCATCGTGCCTGA
- the purL gene encoding phosphoribosylformylglycinamidine synthase subunit PurL gives MQEPAITDELIAAHGFTPDEFAEVKNILGRDPNYTEMGIFSAMWNEHCSYKSSKKWLRTLPTEGPQVICGPGENAGIVDIGDGQALVFKMESHNHPSYIEPYQGAATGVGGILRDVFTMGARPIAAMNALSFGHPDHPKTRQLVHGVVAGVGGYGNCFGVPTVGGEVRFDTAYDGNCLVNAFAAGLADTDKIFYSAASGVGMPVVYLGAKTGRDGVGGATMASAEFDDTIEEKRPTVQVGDPFTEKRLMEATLELMATGAVISIQDMGAAGLTCSAVEMGDKGGLGVRLDLEKVPTRELNMTAYEMMLSESQERMLMVLKPELEAEAKAVFDKWDLDFAIVGETLAEDRFLIMLNGELKADLPLSKLASTAPEYDRPWVETPPAEPLADVPGIDPLDGLKALISDVNYAAKNWVFEQYDTMVMGDSARTPGIGAGIIRVHGTDKSIAFTSDVTPRYVKANPVEGGKQAVAESYRNLTAVGAKPLATTDNMNFGNPEKPEIMGQFVGAIKGIGAAVSALDMPIVSGNVSLYNETDGTGILPTPTIGAVGLINHPDEIIGCEVREGHVALVLGETKGHLGQSALLATVFGRSEGDAPAVDLAAEKAHGDFIRANRALIKACTDLSDGGLALAAFELAEAAGVGVTLDAADTPTLFGEDQARYLIACNFDQAEALMIAATAAGLPLVTVGKFGGTDVTMGSTSAPLAELSSIYCGTFEATFA, from the coding sequence ATGCAAGAACCTGCCATCACCGATGAACTGATCGCCGCCCACGGCTTTACCCCCGATGAATTCGCAGAGGTCAAGAATATCCTTGGCCGCGATCCGAATTACACGGAAATGGGCATCTTTTCAGCGATGTGGAACGAACATTGCTCCTATAAGTCATCGAAAAAATGGCTGCGCACCCTGCCTACGGAAGGCCCGCAGGTGATCTGTGGCCCGGGCGAAAATGCCGGTATTGTCGATATCGGCGACGGTCAGGCGCTGGTGTTCAAGATGGAATCGCATAACCACCCCAGCTATATCGAACCCTATCAAGGGGCCGCGACAGGTGTTGGCGGCATCCTGCGCGATGTCTTCACCATGGGCGCACGCCCGATTGCGGCAATGAACGCGCTCAGCTTTGGCCACCCCGATCACCCGAAAACCCGCCAGCTGGTGCATGGGGTTGTCGCCGGTGTTGGTGGCTACGGCAATTGCTTCGGCGTACCGACCGTCGGCGGTGAAGTCCGCTTTGACACCGCTTATGATGGCAATTGTCTGGTCAACGCCTTTGCTGCGGGCCTCGCTGATACAGACAAGATATTCTATTCCGCCGCGTCCGGGGTTGGCATGCCGGTGGTCTACCTTGGTGCCAAGACGGGACGTGATGGCGTGGGCGGTGCAACCATGGCCTCGGCTGAATTTGATGATACCATCGAAGAGAAACGCCCCACTGTGCAGGTTGGTGACCCGTTCACCGAAAAGCGCCTGATGGAAGCCACGCTTGAACTGATGGCCACCGGTGCCGTGATCTCTATTCAGGACATGGGAGCCGCTGGCCTGACCTGCTCTGCTGTGGAAATGGGCGACAAGGGCGGCCTTGGCGTGCGTCTGGATCTTGAAAAAGTGCCGACCCGCGAGTTGAACATGACCGCCTATGAAATGATGCTGTCCGAGTCTCAGGAACGTATGTTGATGGTTCTGAAACCCGAACTTGAGGCCGAAGCCAAAGCCGTGTTCGACAAATGGGACCTTGATTTTGCCATCGTCGGTGAAACCCTGGCTGAAGACCGTTTCCTGATTATGCTGAACGGTGAACTCAAGGCGGATCTGCCGCTCAGCAAACTGGCATCCACCGCACCGGAATATGACCGCCCATGGGTAGAAACACCCCCCGCCGAACCGCTGGCCGATGTCCCGGGTATTGATCCGCTTGACGGGCTTAAAGCGCTGATTTCTGACGTGAACTATGCCGCGAAAAACTGGGTGTTCGAACAATATGACACCATGGTCATGGGCGACAGCGCCCGCACCCCCGGCATTGGTGCTGGCATCATCCGGGTGCATGGCACCGACAAATCCATCGCCTTCACCTCGGATGTGACACCGCGCTACGTCAAGGCCAACCCGGTCGAGGGTGGCAAACAGGCGGTGGCGGAAAGCTATCGCAACCTCACCGCCGTTGGGGCCAAGCCATTGGCAACAACAGACAATATGAACTTCGGCAATCCCGAAAAACCCGAAATCATGGGCCAGTTTGTCGGCGCAATCAAAGGCATCGGCGCGGCGGTTTCTGCCCTCGACATGCCCATCGTCTCCGGCAATGTCTCACTGTATAATGAAACCGATGGCACCGGCATTCTGCCAACCCCCACCATCGGCGCGGTCGGGTTGATCAACCACCCTGACGAAATCATCGGCTGCGAGGTCCGCGAAGGCCATGTTGCACTCGTGCTGGGCGAAACCAAAGGCCACCTTGGCCAATCCGCCCTGTTGGCCACAGTGTTTGGCCGCAGCGAAGGGGATGCGCCTGCCGTTGATCTTGCTGCGGAAAAAGCCCATGGCGATTTCATCCGCGCCAACCGCGCGTTGATCAAAGCCTGCACTGACCTCAGCGATGGGGGGCTTGCACTGGCCGCCTTTGAACTGGCCGAAGCGGCGGGCGTGGGCGTTACACTCGACGCTGCCGATACCCCAACCCTGTTTGGCGAAGATCAGGCGCGCTATCTGATCGCTTGTAACTTTGATCAAGCCGAAGCCCTGATGATCGCCGCGACTGCCGCTGGCCTGCCCCTTGTCACCGTGGGCAAATTTGGCGGCACCGATGTCACCATGGGCAGCACATCCGCCCCCCTGGCAGAGCTGTCGTCGATTTATTGCGGCACGTTTGAAGCCACCTTCGCCTGA
- a CDS encoding AAA family ATPase, whose translation MTEMTSIDAVQKMLGDQGYICGRDLGTVVFLSLRLGRPLFLEGEAGVGKTEIAKALAAGLNRKLIRLQCYEGLDASSAVYEWNFPAQMVAIRAAEAAGGADTEALTADLFSDKYLIERPLLEAMRPDENGAPILLIDELDRTDAPFEAFLLEALSDFQVTIPEMGTINAPEPPIVILTSNRTREVHDALKRRCLYHWVDYPDFDREMEILQARAPEAAEKLSREVVAFVQLLRTEDLFKKPGVAETIDWAKCLLALDVINLSPEVIADTLGAILKYQDDIAKLQGSEAKRILDQAKASLEPV comes from the coding sequence ATGACGGAAATGACAAGCATCGATGCGGTGCAGAAGATGCTGGGTGATCAAGGCTACATCTGCGGGCGTGATTTGGGCACGGTGGTGTTTCTGAGTTTGCGACTGGGGCGGCCCTTGTTCCTTGAGGGCGAAGCGGGTGTCGGTAAAACCGAGATTGCCAAGGCGCTGGCCGCCGGGTTGAACCGCAAACTGATCCGTTTGCAATGTTATGAGGGGCTTGATGCCTCCTCTGCGGTTTATGAATGGAACTTTCCGGCACAGATGGTTGCCATCCGCGCTGCTGAAGCGGCGGGCGGGGCAGATACGGAGGCTCTGACCGCTGATCTGTTCAGCGATAAATACCTGATCGAACGCCCGCTGCTTGAGGCGATGCGCCCGGATGAAAACGGCGCGCCCATTCTGCTGATTGACGAGCTGGACCGCACCGATGCCCCCTTCGAGGCATTTTTGCTGGAGGCACTCAGCGATTTTCAGGTCACCATTCCGGAAATGGGCACAATCAATGCCCCAGAGCCACCCATCGTGATCCTGACCTCCAACCGCACCCGTGAAGTGCATGACGCATTAAAGCGCCGCTGCCTTTACCATTGGGTGGATTATCCTGATTTCGACCGTGAAATGGAGATATTGCAGGCCCGCGCGCCCGAAGCTGCTGAGAAGCTCAGCCGCGAAGTGGTCGCCTTTGTTCAACTGCTGCGCACCGAGGATCTGTTCAAGAAGCCCGGTGTGGCCGAAACCATCGACTGGGCGAAATGTCTGCTGGCGCTGGATGTGATCAACCTGAGCCCGGAAGTCATCGCCGACACGCTGGGCGCGATCCTCAAATATCAGGATGATATCGCCAAATTGCAGGGTTCTGAAGCCAAACGCATCCTTGATCAGGCCAAAGCAAGCCTGGAACCCGTATGA
- a CDS encoding indolepyruvate ferredoxin oxidoreductase family protein — translation MTSQKISLNDRFDLERSTVLLNGTQALVRMMLMQSARDRAAGLNTAGLVTGYRGSPLGAVDLQMAKAEKVLTQHQVTFQAGLNEDLAATALWGSQQAELRGEGKYDGVFGLWYGKGPGVDRTGDVMRHANMAGSSVHGGVLMAMGDDHTGESSTVLHQSEWAMVDAYMPVVSPAGVQEILDYGIYGWALSRFSGLWVGLKTMKDTVEATSVVNGDPNRMQLVTPDFDMPEGGLNIRLGDTPHAQEARMIDYKRYAAEAFSHANKMDKRVWGKPGAKIGFVAAGKNWLDLIHAMSLLNIDENEAERLGISLYKVGQTFPLDMRGFHTFAEGLDLVVVVEEKRKLIEVQIKEALFSDQHRRVYGWYKAGGAGLEHGEELFPTRGALDPIYIAQKLGEILIEEGRETEGVKAGMAALDEARRADNAEEIAARMPYFCSGCPHNSSTKVPDGSRAYAGIGCHYMVQWMDRETTGFTHMGGEGANWIGEAPFSTRKHVFQNLGDGTYNHSGVQAIRAALAAGTNITYKILYNDAVAMTGGQDNEGDLNAPRIVAELQAMGVKNLAVVYDEKEDVDAAAFKGVAMHERAMLETVQKDFATKEGVSAIVYIQTCAAEKRRRRKRGLFPDPDKRLFINTDVCEGCGDCGVQSNCVSLVPAETELGRKRAIDQSSCNKDFSCINGFCPSFVTLEGASVRKDPTTKIEIPDLPMPELPVIEGTHNVVITGVGGTGVVTIGALMAQAAQLDGKGAGMMEMAGLAQKGGAVHIHCRLANDPGDISAIRVATGEAHALIGGDLVVSAGSKTLGLTQGGRTGAVVNSHQIITGDFTRDTEFQMPYDRLTLALEARLKDGVTMFDASDLAKAALGDSIFSNMMVLGGAWQKGLLPLTLEALQEAIRMNGAAVDRNLRAFEIGRWAALYPEDARRVSEPKVVALPKTLEERITFRMEHLTQYQGKRLAKRYAKLVNGIADDEVKAAVAEGYHKLLSYKDEYEVARLLLSSREQAQAEFEGDFKMSFNLAPPLLSKTGPNGRPMKREFGPWLEGPLRLMARMKGLRGTPLDVFGYTAERKMERALIKQYEQDMAEVLGQVTDQTRAAIVALAELPKQIRGFGPVKQAAEAKAAKRREELLSVIRAGGPSVAKAAE, via the coding sequence ATGACCAGCCAAAAGATATCGCTTAACGACCGCTTTGATCTGGAAAGATCAACTGTCCTGCTGAACGGCACGCAGGCTTTGGTGCGGATGATGCTGATGCAATCCGCGCGGGATCGTGCTGCCGGGCTGAACACCGCTGGTCTGGTGACCGGATATCGCGGATCACCCTTGGGAGCGGTGGATTTGCAGATGGCCAAGGCCGAAAAGGTGCTGACACAACATCAGGTTACATTTCAGGCCGGGTTGAACGAAGATCTGGCGGCGACAGCGCTTTGGGGCTCCCAACAGGCGGAGCTGCGCGGTGAAGGCAAATATGATGGTGTCTTTGGCCTGTGGTACGGCAAGGGGCCGGGGGTGGATCGCACCGGTGATGTGATGCGCCACGCGAATATGGCGGGCAGCTCGGTGCATGGTGGCGTCCTGATGGCCATGGGGGACGATCACACGGGCGAATCCTCTACCGTGCTGCACCAGTCGGAATGGGCCATGGTGGATGCCTATATGCCGGTGGTCAGCCCGGCAGGGGTGCAAGAAATTCTGGATTACGGCATCTATGGCTGGGCGTTGTCGCGATTCTCGGGGCTTTGGGTTGGCCTGAAGACCATGAAGGACACGGTTGAAGCCACCAGTGTGGTCAATGGTGATCCAAACCGGATGCAGCTGGTTACGCCCGATTTTGACATGCCCGAAGGCGGGCTGAACATCCGGCTGGGTGATACGCCCCATGCGCAGGAAGCGCGGATGATTGATTACAAACGCTATGCCGCCGAGGCGTTCAGCCATGCCAATAAGATGGACAAGCGTGTCTGGGGTAAACCCGGTGCAAAGATCGGTTTTGTCGCGGCAGGCAAGAACTGGCTGGACCTGATCCACGCGATGAGCCTGCTGAATATTGATGAGAATGAGGCAGAGCGTCTGGGGATCTCCCTATACAAGGTGGGACAGACCTTTCCGCTGGATATGCGCGGCTTTCATACCTTCGCTGAAGGTCTGGATTTGGTTGTGGTGGTTGAGGAAAAGCGCAAGCTGATTGAAGTGCAGATCAAGGAGGCCTTGTTCTCTGATCAGCACCGGCGTGTTTACGGCTGGTACAAGGCCGGGGGCGCTGGGCTGGAACATGGTGAGGAACTGTTCCCGACACGTGGCGCGCTGGACCCGATTTACATCGCGCAAAAGCTGGGCGAGATCCTGATCGAAGAGGGGCGCGAAACCGAAGGGGTCAAAGCGGGCATGGCCGCTTTGGACGAGGCCCGTCGCGCCGACAATGCAGAAGAGATCGCCGCGCGGATGCCGTATTTCTGTTCCGGCTGCCCGCATAACTCTTCCACCAAGGTGCCAGATGGCAGCCGCGCCTATGCCGGTATCGGCTGCCACTATATGGTGCAGTGGATGGATCGCGAAACCACCGGCTTCACCCATATGGGCGGCGAAGGTGCAAACTGGATCGGCGAGGCACCGTTCTCCACCCGCAAACATGTGTTCCAGAACCTTGGGGACGGCACCTATAACCACTCCGGTGTGCAGGCGATCCGTGCGGCCCTCGCGGCGGGGACCAATATCACCTATAAGATCCTCTACAATGATGCGGTTGCCATGACGGGGGGGCAGGATAACGAAGGCGATCTGAACGCGCCGCGCATCGTAGCCGAGCTGCAGGCCATGGGGGTGAAAAACCTTGCGGTGGTCTATGACGAGAAAGAAGACGTTGATGCAGCTGCTTTCAAAGGGGTGGCGATGCATGAACGCGCCATGCTGGAAACGGTGCAAAAGGACTTTGCCACCAAGGAAGGCGTCAGCGCGATCGTTTATATCCAGACCTGTGCGGCTGAAAAACGTCGACGTCGCAAGCGCGGTCTGTTCCCCGATCCTGATAAGCGGTTGTTTATCAATACCGATGTCTGTGAAGGCTGTGGCGATTGCGGTGTGCAATCCAACTGCGTGTCGCTTGTGCCAGCAGAAACCGAACTGGGGCGGAAACGCGCGATTGATCAATCCTCCTGTAACAAGGATTTCTCTTGTATTAATGGCTTCTGCCCGTCCTTTGTGACGCTGGAAGGTGCCAGCGTGCGCAAGGACCCGACAACCAAGATCGAAATACCCGACCTGCCGATGCCTGAATTGCCCGTGATCGAGGGCACCCATAATGTGGTGATTACCGGGGTCGGTGGCACGGGTGTGGTGACCATCGGTGCGCTGATGGCGCAGGCGGCGCAGCTGGACGGCAAAGGCGCGGGTATGATGGAGATGGCAGGCCTTGCCCAGAAGGGGGGCGCGGTGCATATCCACTGCCGTCTGGCAAATGATCCCGGTGATATCTCGGCCATTCGTGTCGCGACAGGCGAAGCCCATGCGCTGATCGGTGGAGATCTTGTGGTGTCGGCCGGGTCCAAGACGCTGGGGCTGACGCAGGGCGGTCGCACGGGAGCGGTTGTGAACTCGCATCAGATCATCACTGGCGATTTCACCCGCGATACCGAATTCCAGATGCCCTATGATCGGCTGACGCTGGCGCTTGAAGCGCGGTTGAAAGATGGTGTGACGATGTTCGATGCATCCGATCTGGCCAAGGCCGCATTGGGCGATTCGATCTTTTCCAATATGATGGTGCTTGGGGGCGCGTGGCAAAAGGGGCTGCTGCCCCTGACCCTTGAGGCATTGCAGGAGGCGATCCGTATGAACGGGGCGGCGGTTGACCGTAACCTGCGGGCTTTCGAAATCGGGCGCTGGGCGGCCCTGTACCCGGAAGATGCGCGGCGTGTGTCCGAACCCAAAGTGGTGGCCCTGCCCAAAACACTGGAGGAGCGGATCACCTTCCGCATGGAGCATCTGACCCAGTATCAGGGCAAACGTCTGGCTAAACGCTATGCCAAGCTGGTGAACGGCATTGCTGATGATGAGGTGAAGGCGGCGGTGGCCGAAGGCTATCACAAGCTGTTGTCTTATAAGGACGAATATGAAGTGGCTCGCCTGTTGCTGAGCAGCCGTGAACAGGCACAGGCAGAGTTTGAAGGTGACTTTAAGATGTCATTCAACCTTGCACCGCCGCTGTTGTCGAAAACCGGTCCCAATGGCCGCCCGATGAAACGCGAGTTTGGTCCGTGGCTGGAGGGCCCCTTGCGCCTGATGGCGCGGATGAAAGGGCTGCGTGGCACGCCGCTGGATGTTTTTGGCTATACCGCAGAACGCAAGATGGAGCGGGCGTTGATCAAGCAATATGAGCAGGACATGGCAGAGGTGCTTGGGCAGGTAACCGACCAGACCCGCGCGGCAATTGTGGCTTTGGCCGAATTGCCCAAACAGATCAGGGGGTTCGGTCCGGTGAAACAGGCAGCGGAGGCCAAGGCCGCAAAACGGCGCGAGGAACTGCTAAGCGTGATCCGCGCTGGTGGACCATCGGTGGCAAAAGCTGCCGAGTAA
- a CDS encoding PRC-barrel domain-containing protein, whose product MTRSILATTTAIATMVATSFAFAAENSASDLQGNSPAITEGGNANEVGSTDTSNDLVTKRFGIGDSAFDATRMAMTEEQYDALAASIGADFQTNEGKVLGMIKDVTIDAQGNPNLEVDLNEDTKIDAELLVITLLPDSIVLKDGKIFIDTSEDNLYLQAQDGSKADDETRTTVIVM is encoded by the coding sequence ATGACACGTTCAATTCTTGCAACCACAACTGCAATCGCAACAATGGTCGCCACCTCATTCGCCTTCGCCGCTGAAAACTCGGCCAGCGACCTGCAAGGCAATTCGCCAGCGATTACCGAAGGCGGTAATGCAAATGAAGTGGGCTCAACCGATACCAGCAATGATCTGGTGACAAAGCGTTTCGGCATTGGCGACTCCGCATTTGACGCAACGCGGATGGCGATGACCGAAGAACAGTATGACGCATTGGCGGCCTCAATCGGCGCAGATTTCCAAACCAATGAAGGCAAGGTTCTGGGCATGATCAAAGATGTGACCATCGATGCACAGGGCAACCCCAACCTTGAGGTCGACCTGAACGAAGACACTAAAATTGATGCGGAGCTTTTGGTTATCACACTGCTGCCTGACAGCATTGTGCTGAAAGACGGCAAGATCTTCATCGATACCTCAGAGGACAACCTGTACCTGCAAGCACAGGATGGATCGAAAGCTGACGACGAGACACGCACAACTGTCATCGTGATGTAA